The Candidatus Methylomirabilota bacterium genome contains the following window.
GGCGACCTACCAAGCGAAGACGTTCCAGCCCAAGAAGTACAAGGAGCAGGTGTTCGACCAGCTCCGGGGGCTCGAGGGGATCTCGGATGCCCAGATCACCGAGCACCTCGCGCTCTACGCCGGCTACGTCAAGCAGGTGAACCAGCTGAACGAGGAACTGGCCGCCCTGATCGGCCGCGGCGAGGCCTCGGGCAAGAGCCCGGAGTTCGCCGAGCTCACGCGCCGCCTCGGCTTCGAGTACAACGGAATGCTCCTCCACGAGTACTACTTCTCCAACCTCCGGCGGGCCGCCGAGCCGCAGCCCCCCGCCGGCTCGGGCCTGACCCAGGCCCTCGGTCAATCCTTCGGGTCGAGCGAGCAGTGGATGGCCGACTTCCAGGCGATCGGGGAGATGCGAGGGGTGGGCTGGGTGATCCTGTTCGAGGATCCGGCCACTGAACGGCTGACCAACCACTGGATCACGCTCCATCAGGACGGCGTCCCGGCCGGCTTCAAGCCGCTGCTCGTCATGGACGTGTGGGAGCACGCGTACATGCGGGATTACAAGGCGACGGAGCGGGGGAAGTACATCACGGCGTTCTTCCGGAACATCGACTGGCAGATGGTGGAGCGCCGGCTCAACGAGTCGGCCGCCATCCGGCCGGCAGCCGCCTGACCTCGGCCGGGCGTGAGGGCGGAGCCCTGCCGGCCGCCCCACAGCCCCTGGCGTCCAAACGCACGGGCGGCCGCGCTGGGAAGCGCGGCCGCCCGCACGACGCCTCGACGCCAGCGTCACGCCGCCCGGTCGCGATCCTCCGTTTCCCAGTACTTCCGCCGTCCGTAGTGCTCGTGGAGCCGGCTCTCCAGCTCCCGCTCGAGCGGATGCGCTGGGTCGTACTCCGGGGCGCTCTTGACGACTTCCCGGCTCAGATCGATGTGGACCTTGGAATCGTTCCAGCTGACGGCCGCGATCCACTCCGGCGATACCAGGACCTGCTTCCCCGGCCACCAGTTCCGGGTGTCGATGACCATGTACCGGATCGCCCACGTCCTGTCGTCGATGAGGAAGTCGTCGACGTGGCCGATGTCGCCGTCCGCGGCCTGGATGTAATATCCCCTGACC
Protein-coding sequences here:
- a CDS encoding Fe-Mn family superoxide dismutase, which codes for MATYQAKTFQPKKYKEQVFDQLRGLEGISDAQITEHLALYAGYVKQVNQLNEELAALIGRGEASGKSPEFAELTRRLGFEYNGMLLHEYYFSNLRRAAEPQPPAGSGLTQALGQSFGSSEQWMADFQAIGEMRGVGWVILFEDPATERLTNHWITLHQDGVPAGFKPLLVMDVWEHAYMRDYKATERGKYITAFFRNIDWQMVERRLNESAAIRPAAA